TTGTACACAAACTAATTGTGGTATCTTTCTGGTGCAGGGCTCCCAAGAAAGCTAAGTAGTTAGGGATAATGATGATGCCAAGACATTAGTTGCAGAATATGTAGAAGTGGTTAATGGATTGTAACTTTTGTTCTGTTCTGTTTTCCAAACATCGAGTTCTTGCAAAAAGTGAGAGAAACCTTTATTCCACGTCTGTCTCTCGGGTTTCTCTTCATGTTTGTTTTATGGAGTTGGAATATGTTTGTATGCTAGTTTCAGTTTTGAGTAGTGGTATTACCtgcttttgatgataaaaaatgtTTTGGTCAATTAATACTGTGGTAGAATATTGATTCTTTAGTTCATTGGTCATTTACATTTAATTTGTTATGATTATGCATCATTCTTCACTGTGCACCTAATAGTCTCCCCCCCTGCAATTCCTCATTTTGTGCCTACAAATATGTGAGTGATGACTACATCCTAGTTGTTTCTGCCTTAGATTCTCAAGCACCAGAACTAATAATAGCAATTACCAATTTGCATTAGTAGGGCCCAAGGGTTTTCCTGCAACTAATACAGAGAGTACTTTTATCATCTCATAGTAAATGTTAACAAAAATTTGTTGAGTTTTCTTAGACGATATCATGTGTTAATTCCATTGGTTTAACGCCACCAGGTTTGTCCTTGCAGTGGGTTGGGTTTGTGGCTGGTGACAAACATAATTAAATAGCATCGAGATGAATTAAACTACCAAGATAGTTCTGCACTGGACATGTTACATTCTCCTTAAATCAGGGCCACGGAAGCCATTAAATTGAAACTGGAGCGACATCTTTCATTCGTTTGCAGAACCGAACGTACAATTTAAAGTTCCTGCCTATTCTCCCTGGCAGGGGAAAGGATCTGATAGAGCCGATAAGAAAGTTTTATGAAATGGTCGATGAAAGAAAGAAACCCCAGGAATAATGCCATCACCACCAGCAGCAGAAACAATCTTGTAGGACTATTCATGGAGAACCAATCCATTCTCGGCAACTTCTCCTTGTCTGTGGTCAGCTCTGTTGCCATCACGTTATCCACCGTTACCTGTTTCACCAGAATGATTTCCTTTTGCtgctcttcttctgcttcttccacGTGTATCATGTTCTTGGTTTCTGCCGAGGTTTCCGACTGGTCACCTGTATCTGCCACCACCTCCACTGCCTGTAGAATTTTCTCTTGCTCGATTACCTCTGTTGGCCAGATTGCATCTGCGTTTGATTCCGTGGAAGAAACCCCGGTGCTATCTGAACCCTCCTCTCTCGTTTCGGCTTCTTCCGCGGATGATCCTGCAATATCTTGTGATCCAGTTGATGACACTTCTTCCATTTCATTTATGTCCTTCATGGTAGAAAGCTCTGATCCTTTGTAGATCTGTTGAAGCATTGATTCACCTCTAACATCATCACTGCAGCACTCATTCATTCCAGGTTGAGTTTGATGGAGTCCTGATTCGTTTTCTTCTTTTGCTTCATTGTCATAAGCAAGTTCAGTTTGGTGATCGTTCATGCCAGATTCTGATTCTGATTCACTTGACATGgcttttttatcttctatttctTCATGGACTACTAATACAATCTTTGGTTCATCCATAGCCTGCTCAGTTTGCTGTTGGCTCATTTCCAATTGAGGCTTTGTCTCTTCAATGATTGCAGTTGAtgatgcttcctcttcttcttcctgctcATCTATTTCCTTCACAGCAGAAAACTCTGTCGTCTCGATTCGAGACTCGGTCAGCAAAGCTTCTACTTCCCCTCTTATCTTCTCTGCAAGAACAGAATCTGGTTCGTCTTCTCCAATAACTTGATCGAATTGTGAGTCAGTTGATGCTTCATCTAATTCTGTCATGTTGAGTTGTGCTCCTTCCTTTAACGGagcttcatcttctttttcttcatcgTCATGAGCAAACTCAACTTGGTGATAGTTCATGCCGTATTTAGATTCCATCGATGAAactccatcatcatcttcttcttcgtggGCGAAGGTGATCTCAGATTCATGTAAAGGTTGCTCGGTTGGCTGCTGGCTCACATCCAACCGAGGCTCTGTCGATGAGATCTCTTCTCCAACAACGTCAGGTTTCTCCAAGATCATCTCGCTTCCTTCTCCTGTTCCATTAACAAGAACAAACTCGGATTCTTCCAACGTTTGCTCTATTGAACCACACCCATCATTATGAGTGTCATCTTCCAAGATGGTGTCCTCTGTTCCCCCAACATCTGGATTCTTGGAGGTGAGAGGCTTGGAAGCAGAATCGTTCTCCTAAATGAATCCAGAGACGAACAAATTTGATCAAGAACTCATGAACACAACGTGAACAAACAATTACCTCATCATCAGCTGGTTTTGCGGTGGTCGAAGACCGCCTTCTCTGAGCTCTACGGGCCACGAAGGCGGTGCCAGCGCCGACAGCGGCCGCGATGAGGACGCTGCCCAAGATCAGGATCCCTCCCCCACCCGTCACCTCTATCTTCACCCAtggcttcttcctcctcctcttctcctccttccctgCTCCGACTCCTGCTGCTTCCATTACCCCTCACACGACCTCGCTTCTCATCGCTTCTCCTTGACCTTCGTCTCCATCTCGACATCGACCTTTACGGCCGGCCATTTACGGGGAGTGAATTGCTGCAATTTGTTGACGACTGGTAGAAGAGACAAAGGTGGGGAAAGCGTAGCGGAGAAGGGTCGGTATCGGATGAGCCGTTTGCGGGGAGCGCGGAGACTAACGTGGCGACTACTTCTGCCTCGGATTGAGCGGTCGGGCCGAGTCGTGGATGTGTTTGTTGAGCGCGCGGGGAGGTAACTTCGTGACGACACGACAGCCACCCGCTGCCCGCCCGAGCCGAGCGCGTCGGTCTCTGCCACGTGCAGCACAAGGTGCGGTCGATCAAGACGCTTGGAGGGCGGACCGCGTGGAAAATTAACGGCGTTTCGAGGCTCTTCCACACGACTTCCATTTTTGTCTTACAATTCATTGAAATATGAAGTTCTGTTTCCGCAAAGGATAAATGTGATTTTATgatgattttataaaatatttattaaataatatttttatgagaataataataatagaataattattatgatactttattatcatatgaTTAGTATGTTCACATCATATGATCAATATCTCGATATCAATATCATTTCTCTGATCCATTAATGTTATAATCATATCTATAGTTGTTATAAATTCTGCGAATTTAAcataatattatttatgataaaaaaagatatataatcaTCTTTGACATTAAAGTCCTTTTTCAAGTATAATGATtataaaattttttcataaaagatTATTCAGATGCGTCTCTCTAACTCTCTAAAATTCTCTACCTTTCATACATTTGACGTAAATCAATACCTTACGATCATGACTAACGATTTTATCAAAGATACTTGATAtaacttttataaaattatatatttttttgatatcaATATGAGATAGAGCATAGAATAAAACCTTGATTGGGACTCAACTATCTCCGAGTTGACATCCGGGTCGGACACATGGTATTGCATGGCATGATAATATATACATTTTAGACGGATTTGTACGGTATTGTTTATATTTCACAGTATAAATATGCAATTTGCAACTCTGTATCATCAAATTTTCGTGGCACAAAATATTATACAGCAAAAGATTcacgaaaaaggaagaggagaagcagGTGAAATGGCCGCCTTAACGAGCCTATGCCCGCCGGCGACTCCGAAGCCCTCCTCCGCCGTTCGATCTACGCCTCCTGTGGTCTTCGCCGGTCGGAGGAAGTGGGCGGAATCCCGGCGGAGGACCGGTGGAGTCGTCGCCTCCAGACTCGGGGCCGATGCCTCCGACCCGCTGCTCCAGGCGGCTCTCCGTGCCGCTTCTCTTCGCTTCCAAGAGTCGCTCCGCCCAGGTCCGCGTTTCCCTCCCACTCTCTCGATCTCTTCTTGTTTTAACGATCGAAACGTGTTCGATGAAATTCGCTACAGAAAGTGAGGGGAAAAAAAGAGCATTTTTTAAGGGATTTGTTAACAGTATCTAAGACCGCTTTATTTTTCATGTTCTTTTTTCTTGAAGGATAAATTTCTTCGGCTTTGGTTTCTCAAGTGGATTTTCTT
Above is a genomic segment from Musa acuminata AAA Group cultivar baxijiao chromosome BXJ3-4, Cavendish_Baxijiao_AAA, whole genome shotgun sequence containing:
- the LOC135636690 gene encoding uncharacterized protein LOC135636690, encoding MEAAGVGAGKEEKRRRKKPWVKIEVTGGGGILILGSVLIAAAVGAGTAFVARRAQRRRSSTTAKPADDEENDSASKPLTSKNPDVGGTEDTILEDDTHNDGCGSIEQTLEESEFVLVNGTGEGSEMILEKPDVVGEEISSTEPRLDVSQQPTEQPLHESEITFAHEEEDDDGVSSMESKYGMNYHQVEFAHDDEEKEDEAPLKEGAQLNMTELDEASTDSQFDQVIGEDEPDSVLAEKIRGEVEALLTESRIETTEFSAVKEIDEQEEEEEASSTAIIEETKPQLEMSQQQTEQAMDEPKIVLVVHEEIEDKKAMSSESESESGMNDHQTELAYDNEAKEENESGLHQTQPGMNECCSDDVRGESMLQQIYKGSELSTMKDINEMEEVSSTGSQDIAGSSAEEAETREEGSDSTGVSSTESNADAIWPTEVIEQEKILQAVEVVADTGDQSETSAETKNMIHVEEAEEEQQKEIILVKQVTVDNVMATELTTDKEKLPRMDWFSMNSPTRLFLLLVVMALFLGFLSFIDHFIKLSYRLYQILSPARENRQEL